The following proteins come from a genomic window of Dreissena polymorpha isolate Duluth1 chromosome 1, UMN_Dpol_1.0, whole genome shotgun sequence:
- the LOC127844342 gene encoding LOW QUALITY PROTEIN: retinal Mueller cells isomerohydrolase-like (The sequence of the model RefSeq protein was modified relative to this genomic sequence to represent the inferred CDS: substituted 1 base at 1 genomic stop codon): protein MDNMILYSDISTIPPYVRGDLYRNGGGMYEVGNHTYNHLFDGLAIIQHPRIGKKQNARDLTDNTLVNVIPFDDNLYAATETNFXNQIDTDTLARKQKLDLKELTTVDMATAHPHIDADCTVYNVGHVFKKGLPTVVTRMGRKKGLLL from the exons ATGGATAATATGATACTCTACTCTGATATCA GTACCATTCCGCCCTATGTACGCGGAGATCTGTATCGAAATGGAGGTGGGATGTATGAGGTAGGGAACCACACCTACAATCATCTATTTGATGGGCTGGCTATAATTCAGCACCCCAGAATCGGTAAGAAGCAAAAC GCTAGAGATCTAACAGACAACACGCTTGTGAATGTTATTCCTTTCGACGATAACCTTTACGCCGCCACGGAAACCAATTTTTGAAATCAGATCGATACTGATACTCTGGCACGAAAGCAAAAG CTTGACCTGAAAGAGCTAACAACTGTTGACATGGCAACCGCACATCCTCATATCGACGCAGATTGTACGGTGTACAACGTCGGTCATGTTTTTAAGAAAGGATTGCCTACTGTAGTGACACGCATGGGTAGAAAAAAAGGTTTGTTGCTTTAA